A segment of the Agromyces sp. H17E-10 genome:
CCGCGCGCGAGCGCATCGACGTCGATCGCATCGTCTCTCCCACCGAGACGGCTGACATCGTCGCGCGCACGATCGACCGCTGGCGCGGTGCCGAACTGGCGGGCGCGCGCATCGTCGCGATCGGTCTCGCGGTGCCCGGTCTCGTTCGTGCGGGCGACGGAATGGTGAGACTCGCCCCGCACCTGCAGTGGCGCGACGTGCCGCTTCCGGCGCTCGTCGAGCACGCGACGGGGCTTCCCGCCGTCGTCGGCAACGACGCCACCTTCGGCGTGACCGCCGAGCACCTCTTCGGCGCCGGGCGCGGCGTCGACGACATCGTCTACCTCAACGGCGGTGCGAGCGGCATCGGCGGCGGCCTCATCGTGCACGGTCTGCCCGTCGCCGGCGCGGGCGGCTACGCGGGCGAGTTCGGCTGGAACCGCCCGGGCATCTCGGACCCCGACGATCGCACCGCGCCGGCGGGGGTGCTCGAGGAGGAGGTGAGTCGCGCACGGCTGCTCACGGTGGTCGGCCTCGCGTCGGCCGACGAGCCGACGCTCGCCGCCGCACTCGCCGCGCGCGCCGACGCCGACGTCGAGGCCGAGCTCTCGCGCCAGCGCCGCATCCTCGCCACGGCGCTCGCCAACGCGGTCAACGTGCTGAACCCGTCGCTCGTCATCCTCGGCGGGTTCCTCGCCACGGTCGCCGCGAGCGACCCCGACGCACTCCGCGACGCCGTCGTGGCGCAGACCATGCCGGCGGCCGCCGAGTCGCTCGAGATCCGTGTGGCCGCGCTCGGCGAGGACCGCCTGCTGATCGGCGCCGCCGAGGCGGCGTTCGCCGACCTGCTTCGCGAGCCCGTCGGGACCGACGGCTGAGCACGTCGACGAGCGTCGCCGGCACCGCCTATGCTGTCCTGAGCCGGGTCGTGAGGGCCCGAGATGTCGACGAAGACGACGGCGTTCTCGTCGACCCCACGACGCCGGCACACACTTCCCTCCACCGTCCCGAATGATGGCGAACGACTGTGCCCGACCAGCGAACGACCGTGCCCGACCCCCGTGTCCTCATTAATGCCGAATGGCGCGCATCGCGCGTTGGCCGCATGATGTGAGAGATGTCAGCGGCACAGGTGGACACGAGGAGTGGGGACGCAGGGGGCTCCTCCATCGGCGCAGCGGCAGCAGGGGGCGACGGCCTCAGGGTGATCACCCTGAGGCCTCGTCGCTCGCTCGGGTGGAGCTACAGCATCGCCGCCGCCGCACTCGTGCTGCCCCTCCTGGCGGTCGAGCTGTGGGTGCTCGATCCGACCGGCTCCTGGCCGGTCGTCGCCGTCACGGCCGCGATCGTCTTCGCACTCATGTGCCTCGGCTGGGTCGCGTACCGTCGCACCCGTGTCTCGGTCAGCCGCCAGGGCATCGTCGAGCGCGGCTTCTTCGGCGCCACGACCGTCGTCGCCGCCCGCGACGTCGCGAAGGTCCTGCGCATCCAGCTCTACCGACCCAACAGTCTCGAGACGACCGAAGAGCTGTTCGTCGTCTGCCGCGGCGGTCGCGGCCGGTTCCGCATGCGCGGCCGGTTCTGGGATGCCGCTTCGATGGATCTCGTCGCCCGCACGCTCGACGTCGAAGAGGTGACCCGGCCCGATCCCGTCACGCTCGCCGAACTGCGCGAGAGCGACCCCGGACTGCTCTACTGGTTCGAGCGCCGCGCCCTGATGGCCTGATCAGGCGCTCGTCGCGATGCCGAGCTTCGGCGCGTCGGGCCGGCTCGACGGCAGTTCGTGGAAGCCGAGTCGGTCGTAGAACGCCCGCGCGCCGGTGTTCTCAGCGGCGAGTCCGAGGTGGAGCGCATCGACGCCGCGCTCGGCGAGCGCCGCGCGCACCGTGTCGATGAGCCGCCGCCCCCAGCCCTGGCCCTGCAGTTCGGGCAGGAGGTCGATGTGCAGGTGGGCCGGATAGTCGTCGAGCTCGTCGATGAGCATGCGTTCGGGATGCAGGCCCGCGTCGACGAGGGCCGCCTCGGAGAACGCTGGCTGGTGCGCGGTCGGCGGTGCGACGACGGGATGCCGCTCCGCGAAGCCGGGCGCCCACTCGCGCTTCCACCACTCGACGAAGTCGGCTGTGTCGGCGACCGCCATGACGTACCCGGCCGCCCGCTGTTCGTCGGCGACGACGAAGACGAGGTCGGGCGCGTACTCGAGGTACGGCAGGGCGAACACCTCGGGCATGAGCGTGTCGTCGGAGTACACCCCGGTCGCGTCGCCGCCGGCCGCAGCGGTGCGCAGGCAGATCAATGCGACGTCGTCGCGATCGGACGGACGGTACGGTCGGATCTCGAACGCCATCAGCGACGCTTGGCCATGCCGAAGATGCCGGTGATGACCTCCTTGATCACCGTCTGCGTCGTGCGCGAGCCGAGCACCTCCTCGAGCGCCGACTTCTCCTTCGACTTCGACCGCGAGCTCGTGCGCGACCGCGAGCTCCCCGACGTCTGCTTCATCAGCCGGTCGTACTCGGCCTGCGCCTTCTTGTCGGCCTTCGCCGCATCGGCCTCGATCTTGGCCTGCATCTTCGCGTACTCGGCATCGGCCTTCGCCTTGGCGGCGGCCGCCTGCTCGGCGTCGACCTTCGCTGCGGCATCCGCGAGCTTCTTCGTCAGGATCTCGTGAGCCGACTCGCGATCGATGCCGGTCGCATACTTCGCCGTGAGCGGCGACGCGGCGACCGCCGCGTCGATCACGGCGTCGGGCGAGGGCGACATCGACGCCTGGGGTGCGCGCAGCCGCGTCCACGCCACGGGCGACGGCGCGCCCTTCTCGTTCATGACCGTGACGATCGCCTCGCCCGTGCCGAGCATGGTGAGCGTCTCCTCCAGGTCGTAGCCCGAGTTCGGGTACGTCGACACGGTCGCCTTGAGCGCCTTCGCGTCGTCGGGGGTGAACGCGCGCAGCTGGTGCTGCACCCGCGAGCCGAGCTGGGCGAGCACGTCGCCCGGCACGTCCTTCGGCG
Coding sequences within it:
- a CDS encoding ROK family transcriptional regulator yields the protein MIERSGTFDGVHRRNLSKLLTLVHLEGPLSRARLTAMTGLNRSTVASLAAELVDLGLAVERAPDPTNRVGRPSPVVAPSPDVVAIAVNPELDAVTIAAVGLDGRIPARERIDVDRIVSPTETADIVARTIDRWRGAELAGARIVAIGLAVPGLVRAGDGMVRLAPHLQWRDVPLPALVEHATGLPAVVGNDATFGVTAEHLFGAGRGVDDIVYLNGGASGIGGGLIVHGLPVAGAGGYAGEFGWNRPGISDPDDRTAPAGVLEEEVSRARLLTVVGLASADEPTLAAALAARADADVEAELSRQRRILATALANAVNVLNPSLVILGGFLATVAASDPDALRDAVVAQTMPAAAESLEIRVAALGEDRLLIGAAEAAFADLLREPVGTDG
- a CDS encoding GNAT family N-acetyltransferase, which encodes MAFEIRPYRPSDRDDVALICLRTAAAGGDATGVYSDDTLMPEVFALPYLEYAPDLVFVVADEQRAAGYVMAVADTADFVEWWKREWAPGFAERHPVVAPPTAHQPAFSEAALVDAGLHPERMLIDELDDYPAHLHIDLLPELQGQGWGRRLIDTVRAALAERGVDALHLGLAAENTGARAFYDRLGFHELPSSRPDAPKLGIATSA